In Candidatus Tiamatella incendiivivens, the sequence AACCAGTAGAGTCAGACTTATACAAGATGGTCGTTCATCGAAAATTGTTGTAACATGCCTTATTTGCGGGTGGATGCATAGGTATCCCTATAAACCCTTGAAGACAACAAGCTGAGGAGGGTGTCTAATATGGATAAAGAAAAACTGCATCAAATGGAAGTGGATGTAATAATAGGGAAAAGAGGTTTAGATGAGGCGGTTATCGGGGAAGTGAAGAGACGATTAAAAAGGAAGCGGTTCATTAAAGTTAAGATGCTCCGATCTACATTAATGGCAGAGGACTCTGATAGGAGAACAATAGCAGGAGAACTAGCATCTAAGGCTGATGCTGGCCTTATAAGTATAAAGGGTAGAACAGTTATTCTGAAAAGGAAAGCTAACTTTAATAAGGGGTAACTATGGTATTGGGAAACCATAGAAGATGAATGGTGGTACAGGTATGGTTAACGCTTTAGAGGCGCCAGCGGAGGAATTGATAAAAAGGGTTGCCTTGAAACTGAAGAGAATGGAAGAGATAAAACCGCCAGAATGGGCTTACTTCGTGAAAACAGGAATACACGAGGAGGCTCCTCCTATTGATTCAGACTGGTGGTATATAAGGGCAGCATCTATAATGAGGAGGCTGTATAAAACTAAAACTCCTGTTGGAACTGAGAGGTTAAGGACGGTGTACGGTGGAAGATCTAATCTAGGTTCAATGCCAGAGCACTTCAGGAAGTCAGGAGGAGCTATAATCAGAAGCATTCTTCAGCAGCTACAGAAAGCTGGCCTAGTACAGATAATTCCTAGAAGAGGGCGTGTATTAACATCAACAGGTGTAAGCTTGCTTGATAATGTAGCGCATGAAATACTGAAAGAACTAGCGGAAAATAAACCTGCACTTAAGCATTATTTAGAGTAATTCTCCATCTTACTATGAGCTATAATTCATTGTTATATTTAACTAGCTTCAATTAACAATTTAGTAAGACGAAGAATGGGGTGGGATCATTGTCTGCAAATGATTATGAGGATGACGAGTTAGCAGAAATTAGGAGGAGAAGACTAGAGCAATATAAGGAAGAGGCTAAGAAAAGAGAGCTTCAGAAGCAATTAGAGGCTCAGAAGCAGGCATTGCTCAGAAAAATTCTGACAGAAAAAGCCAGAGAGAGGCTTAATAATGTTAAACTCGTCAGGCCAGACTTAGCGTCTCTAGTCGAGGAACAACTTATAGCGTTAGCACAGACGGGTAGGATCTCTGTACCTATAGGGGAGGATGTTGTAAAGACTATTCTTTCAGAACTCTATACAAGAACTCATAGAGAGCCTAAGATTAGGTTCAAGAGAAAATAGTTTTTATTACCTATCGAGGTTAAACAGCCTTAGTATGGTGTCCCGGATGGCGAGGAATAAGCATATTGCAAGGAAACTAAGACTAGCACACGCAAATAGGTCAAGTAATCCTATACCTGTTTGGGTTGTAGTTAAATCACTACGTAAAGTGAGATTTAACTACAAGATGAGGAATTGGAGAAGGCAGAAGCTAAAAGTCTAAGGTGAATATTGATGACTGATGAAAAATCAACAGCTGTATTAGAGAGGGAATATACCATTTCTCTGGGCCCCCTATACTATGGTAGGAGAACAAACCGTGCTGCAAGAGCAGCCAGAAGGATAAAGGTGTTCGTAAAAAGGCATATCAAAGCTGATAGAGTTGTACTCTCCAACAATGTAAATAATTACATATGGAGTAGAGGGATAGAGAAACCCCCGAGGCGTATAAATGTTCTGGTACGTGTTTTCGAGGAAGGGGAGGAAGAAGAGAAGGAGAAAGTAGCAGTTGTGTTCCTATCTCGTTCAAAATGACCTGGTTTCTATCATTTTTTGTATATAAGATATTATTACTATTTATAGCTATAACACATTAAACAATTCTGAAGGGTTGACAAAACGATGGGTGATGGTTTTAGAGTTGAGTATTTCGACTATAAA encodes:
- a CDS encoding DNA-binding protein translates to MSANDYEDDELAEIRRRRLEQYKEEAKKRELQKQLEAQKQALLRKILTEKARERLNNVKLVRPDLASLVEEQLIALAQTGRISVPIGEDVVKTILSELYTRTHREPKIRFKRK
- a CDS encoding 50S ribosomal protein L39e: MARNKHIARKLRLAHANRSSNPIPVWVVVKSLRKVRFNYKMRNWRRQKLKV
- a CDS encoding 60S ribosomal protein L31; the protein is MTDEKSTAVLEREYTISLGPLYYGRRTNRAARAARRIKVFVKRHIKADRVVLSNNVNNYIWSRGIEKPPRRINVLVRVFEEGEEEEKEKVAVVFLSRSK
- a CDS encoding YhbY family RNA-binding protein, which codes for MDKEKLHQMEVDVIIGKRGLDEAVIGEVKRRLKRKRFIKVKMLRSTLMAEDSDRRTIAGELASKADAGLISIKGRTVILKRKANFNKG
- a CDS encoding 30S ribosomal protein S19e; translation: MVNALEAPAEELIKRVALKLKRMEEIKPPEWAYFVKTGIHEEAPPIDSDWWYIRAASIMRRLYKTKTPVGTERLRTVYGGRSNLGSMPEHFRKSGGAIIRSILQQLQKAGLVQIIPRRGRVLTSTGVSLLDNVAHEILKELAENKPALKHYLE